Proteins found in one Cinclus cinclus chromosome 8, bCinCin1.1, whole genome shotgun sequence genomic segment:
- the APOBEC4 gene encoding LOW QUALITY PROTEIN: putative C->U-editing enzyme APOBEC-4 (The sequence of the model RefSeq protein was modified relative to this genomic sequence to represent the inferred CDS: substituted 3 bases at 3 genomic stop codons), with translation MNTGEKTVFQEFLTHQGTVVKTCCWQRQTHMCAKCPYHIWTGEEARFPYREFHRVFGFPHRPPSDSPKPSLLXAEEAVLFKVGTYLDAATATCASLSCITLYFNFSPRKEAQHLCVRKMFSFLLRHPHTSLCIEGGAWPYLLCHFVCHPALPAGTQNXHQINLAGIKIYFRTAFPQGMQRNPAGQQNLKAFSSLSQAFXQPFPAMEGSLLPLMSPSQEGFFPGVFLPSQGEQLYPRPINIVRHLKMPKKFNSVEVLILECFPML, from the exons ATGAATACAGGAGAGAAAACAGTTTTCCAAGAATTCCTGACACACCAGGGAACTGTGGTAAagacctgctgctggcagaggcagACCCACATGTGTGCCAAGTGTCCCTACCACATATGGACAGGGGAAGAAGCCAGATTCCCATACAGGGAATTCCACAGGGTCTTTGGCTTTCCACACAGACCCCCCAGCGACTCCCCAAAACCTTCTCTTCTATGAGCTGAGGAGGCTGTTCTGTTCAAGGTGGGCACTTACCTGGatgcagccacagccacctgTGCAAGCCTCAGCTGCATCACCCTCTACTTCAATTTCTCACCCCGCAAGGAGGCTCAACACCTCTGTGTGAGAAAAATGTTCAGCTTCCTGCTGAGGCACCCCCACACCTCGCTCTGCATCGA AGGAGGGGCATGGCCATACCTGCTCTGCCACTTTGTGTgtcacccagctctgccagcaggtaCACAAAACTGACATCAAATTAACCTAGCaggaattaaaatatattttaggacAGCCTTTCCCCAGGGAATGCAGAGGAACCCAGCTGGACAGCAGAATTTAAaggctttttcctctctcagtcaAGCCTTCTAACAGCCTTTCCCAGCCATGGAAGGCAGTCTGCTTCCTCTGATGTCTCCAAGCCAAGAAGGGTTTTTCCCAGGTGTATTTCTGCCCTCTCAGGGGGAACAGCTATATCCCAGACCCATAAATATTGTAAGGCATCTAAAAATGCCAAAGAAATTTAATTCAGTGGAAGTCCTCATTCTGGAGTGTTTCCCTATGCTCTGA
- the ARPC5 gene encoding actin-related protein 2/3 complex subunit 5 isoform X1 — MAKHTVSSARFRRVDVDEYDENKFVDEEDGGDGQAGPDEGEVDSCLRQGNMMAALQAALKNPPINTKNQAVKDRAESIVLKVLISFKANDIEKAVQSLDKNGVDLLMKYIYKGFESPSDNSSAVLLQWHEKALAAGGVGSIVRVLTARKTV, encoded by the exons aTGGCGAAGCACACGGTGTCCTCTGCGCGGTTCCGCCGGGTGGACGTGGACGAGTACGACGAGAACAAATTCGTGGATGAGGAGGACGGCGGCGATGGGCAAGCGGGGCCTGATGAGGGCGAGGTGGACTCGTGCCTGCGACA AGGGAACATGATGGCTGCactgcaggcagctctgaagAACCCTCCCATCAACACAAAGAACCAGGCAGTGAAG GACCGTGCTGAGAGCATCGTGCTGAAGGTGCTCATCTCCTTCAAAGCCAATGACATTGAGAAGGCGGTGCAGTCGCTGGACAAGAACGGGGTGGACCTGCTCATGAAGTACATCTACAAGGGCTTTGAGAGCCCCTCTGacaacagcagtgctgtgctgctgcagtggcatgAGAAG GCGCTGGCTGCCGGAGGAGTTGGCTCCATTGTGCGTGTTCTGACTGCCAGGAAGACGGTGTAA
- the ARPC5 gene encoding actin-related protein 2/3 complex subunit 5 isoform X2 — translation MAKHTVSSARFRRVDVDEYDENKFVDEEDGGDGQAGPDEGEVDSCLRQSSGTGNMMAALQAALKNPPINTKNQAVKDRAESIVLKVLISFKANDIEKAVQSLDKNGVDLLMKYIYKGFESPSDNSSAVLLQWHEKALAAGGVGSIVRVLTARKTV, via the exons aTGGCGAAGCACACGGTGTCCTCTGCGCGGTTCCGCCGGGTGGACGTGGACGAGTACGACGAGAACAAATTCGTGGATGAGGAGGACGGCGGCGATGGGCAAGCGGGGCCTGATGAGGGCGAGGTGGACTCGTGCCTGCGACAAT CATCTGGCACAGGGAACATGATGGCTGCactgcaggcagctctgaagAACCCTCCCATCAACACAAAGAACCAGGCAGTGAAG GACCGTGCTGAGAGCATCGTGCTGAAGGTGCTCATCTCCTTCAAAGCCAATGACATTGAGAAGGCGGTGCAGTCGCTGGACAAGAACGGGGTGGACCTGCTCATGAAGTACATCTACAAGGGCTTTGAGAGCCCCTCTGacaacagcagtgctgtgctgctgcagtggcatgAGAAG GCGCTGGCTGCCGGAGGAGTTGGCTCCATTGTGCGTGTTCTGACTGCCAGGAAGACGGTGTAA
- the NCF2 gene encoding neutrophil cytosol factor 2 has product MSLVETIRLWQEGVCAADRKEWGAALDAFTAVQNPPAKICFNIGCIQLVLGKLAEAEEAFTRSIGCDKHLAVAYFQRGTVLYRRQNHGKAIEDFKEALAQLRGNQLIDYKILGLRYRLFACEILCNIALVYATTENWEKAEEHLTLAISMKSEPQHNKIDRAMEAILKQKLCELVAIPVGKLFRPNEKQVAQLEKKDYLGKAMVVASVVDKDDFSGFAPLQPQASGPPPRPKTPEVLRALSGQPHRVMFEFIPETAEELQVLPGNIVFVLKKEKDNWATVMFNGKKGIVPCNFLEPVELQNKLHIQEETPEEAEIPESPTSTAPEKPRRLAPDYVPATVVQPKETAKEAEPTVSSPYVLKVHYKFTVALRVDRGLSYRELLELVCKKLELQPEHTELRYKPVEGQELVTLSAENVEAAWTQSKDNCLTVWCNGTEGEGFVPDSKPEESLQEETPGKMGPTHVVAQYSYEATQPEDLEFQAGDMILVLSKVNEDWFEGKCKGRTGIFPSAFVQQPNTEQPEK; this is encoded by the exons ATGTCCCTGGTGGAGACGATCCGGCTGTGGCAGGAGGGAGTGTGTGCAGCGGACAGGAAGGAGTGGGGTGCTGCCCTGGATGCCTTCACGGCCGTGCAGAACCCCCCTGCCAAAATCTGCTTTAACATCGGCTGCATCCAGCTTGTGCTGGGGAAGCTGGCGGAGGCCGAGGAG GCGTTCACCCGGAGCATCGGCTGTGACAAACACCTGGCAGTGGCTTACTTCCAGCGGGGGACCGTCTTGTACCGGAGGCAGAA CCATGGAAAGGCCATTGAGGATTTCAAAGAGGCACTGGCCCAGCTGAGGGGTAACCAGCTCATTGACTACAAGATCCTGGGGCTGCGCTACCGGCTCTTTGCCTGCGAG atTCTCTGCAACATTGCACTGGTGTATGCCACAACAGAGAACTGggagaaggctgaggagcaCCTGACCCTGGCCATAAGCATGAAGAGTGAGCCCCAGCACAACAAGATAGACAGGGCAATGGAAGCCATCCTG AAGCAGAAGCTCTGTGAGCTGGTGGCCATTCCTGTGGGGAAGCTGTTCAGGCCAAATGAGAAGCAAGTGGCTCAGCTGGAGAAGAAGGACTACCTGGGAAAGGCAATG GTGGTGGCATCTGTGGTGGACAAGGACGATTTTTCAGGATTTGCTCCCCTGCAGCCACAA GCCTCTGGTCCTCCACCCAGGCCCAAGACCCCAGAAGTCCTCAG GGCCCTCAGTGGGCAGCCACACCGTGTCATGTTCGAGTTCATTCCCGAGactgctgaggagctgcaggtccTGCCAGGAAACATTGTCTTTGTcctgaagaaagagaaggacAATTGGGCTACAGTGATGTTCAATGGAAAG AAAGGGATCGTCCCCTGCAACTTCCTCGAGCCTGTGGAGCTCCAGAATAAGCTTCATATCCAG GAAGAAACCCCTGAGGAAGCTGAGATCCCCGAGTCACCCACCTCGACTGCGCCAGAGAAGCCGCGGCGGCTGGCACCAG aCTATGTTCCTGCTACCGTGGTGCAGccaaaagaaacagcaaag GAGGCTGAACCAACTGTTTCCAGCCCCTATGTCCTCAAGGTGCATTACAAATTCACAGTTGCCCTGAGAGTCGATCGAGGCCTCTCCTACagagagctcctggagctggttTGCAAGAAGCTGGAGCTACAGCCCGAGCACACAGAGCTGAG GTACAAGCCTGtggagggccaggagctggtgaCTCTGAGTGCAGAGAATGTGGAGGCAGCCTGGACCCAGAGCAAGGACAACTGCCTCACGGTCTGGTGCAATGGCACGGAG GGAGAAGGGTTTGTACCAGACAGCAAACCAGAGGagtcactgcaggaggaaacACCAGGGAAGATGGGACCAACCCATGTTGTAGCTCAGTACAGTTATGAAGCCACCCAACCTGAAGACCTGGAGTTTCAGGCAGGAGACATGATCCTTGTTTTATCCAAAG TGAATGAAGACTGGTTCGAAGGCAAGTGCAAGGGCAGAACTGGCATCTTCCCATCTGCATTCGTTCAACAGCCCAACACTGAACAGCCAGAGAAGTGA